AATAGATAACCAGTACAGATTTAGCTAGGACCATGGCACACACAGGTGAGAAGAAAGAGATCAAAAGgtgcagagaaatagaaatgctaAAATAGATATAGTCATAAGTATACAAGACCCAAGCAGCCATTCCCTATGAGGGTCTGGGGCACTCTCTTTACCATGCTATTAAGAGATCATCAGGTACGAGTGTCAGCAGTATCCTTGGGAAAGGAGTGTCTATTCTCTAAAGTTAGAGATTGTGGTAGAGATTGCTGTGACCAAACTATGTTCCCTAGGAATAATGGGGATGGTCATACCTCTGAATGACCAAGTCCATGTGGCAGGACTTAGCTGTAAGAAGTAATGTGGCTATTAGCGATGGCCAACAAGGTTGGAATGACAAAGGAGGCAGAATGATATGTGACCTTCAGGGATCTATCAATGTGGATATTAGAGCATGTGTCTTCATAATAGGATAAAGGCAGCCAATTCAGATAGACCTTtatataggggtgtgtgtgtgtgtgtgtgtgtgtgtgtgtgtaattcaaggatcaaaagaagaaaagacatagGCTGAGGTCATTGATCCAATGGAAAGTCATGATCCCTGACACAGTTCACCGAGTCAAGCTATTCACAGACCTTGAAACCACTAACCTAAAAATGGACAACCAGTCCTCTAGGATGAAGAGCTACAAAAGTACATATCATAGAATTTCTTTCATCCTCACTCAAGGAAGCTATGTCCATTGTTTCAGTGGAAGCTGGAATACTCAAGTGTTTGCAGGCTGTTAGACCTGGGATCTGAGGTGAACTCACTGCTGGATACAAATGATCCTTCATGGCCTCTATTTAAAAACCATGGTCTAGATGTGAGAGTAAAAGGAGAAATTTCCCTACTACCTTCATCCCAGTGATCCACTGGGGAGAATTTGTGCCTCCTTCTCCCATAATCGTAGGCTGTGTACATCTAGAGGTCTCGGCTCTAAGACAGAAAAGCTAACTGGAAAGGACATGGTGAAGTTCTGACTGGAATTAAACATCTGGCTGCCACCTTATCCCTTTGGACTTCTAGTGCCAGGAAGTCAGCAGTCAATGTTAGGAGCTATGTATGGGGGTCAGAAGGATATGTTCAGCATTGGGGTGATGGAGGGCCATTTGTGGTATTCCAGTTTCCCAGCATTAACTGCAGATGGGCAGGTAGTTGTAGCCCATGGTCTCAGGAATGAAGACCTTGGTCACTGCCCCAGGCAAGTCAGCTAAAGGAGCAGAGAAGCTGCCCATTATCTCTCATCTTGTAGGTTTCCTTTAGAAATTGTGACAAAGTATGTGGAGCATGGTTCATGAGAGAAATGCATAGACATGGGCAGCACCAGGGGTAGGCGTACAGTGTCCCATTCAGATGCGCATGCCATCCACAAGGTAGTGCAAGCATTGAATCCGAGTGGCTCACACTGATCATGCATGTGTGTTGGTACCTGTCTCCATCACGGGTGTGGGGGCACCTAGagttcttttctctccatcctttccACCCAGAAAGGATGTGAACACATGGTGATAAGTGACTTAGGAGTACAAGGGCCAACAGCTTTATTACTAAGACAATAAGTCTGTGGCACAGGACACACCCCTCATCTGTGGGTCAGAATATCAGGGTGCAGTTGAACTGAAAGACTACTTTGTGTTTTACTGTCCTATGCTAACCCCCCTTTATACGGCGTCTCCTGAGAGCACCTCCCCCTACAGTTCTTATGATGGTAATATGTGTTTTATGCTCCAATGTTTTGAACGCAACATAAGAATCAGTTTGGTGCAGTCCTCCTCAAGCATAGTCTTCAGGAGAGAGACATTTCCTAACGTGATGAGCTGTTACTCATGGGAGTAGACTTGTCCCTCAGTTACATGATCCTTTCAAAACTAGACAGAAGTAGTCTAAAGCTAAGTGGGCATGAACTGTGACAAGAAACAGCATCCTATGAAGAGACTTTGTGGTTCAGAGGAGAATATGCTCAAGAGTTGACTGTGTCACCTTGTGGCCATTCCTGTCATATTGGTATATTTGAATGCACCGTTACTGAGACTTGGAACTCTGGTGTTAGGTTGACCTAAGAATTAGACCTCAAAACACAGTTTTGACACCAGTAGTTAAACAGATGGAAGCCAGTGCAGATTGATTTCCAGAGCAGGTGACTCCTGTGGGCAGCCAGGATTGTTCAGTGCTACTGAGCCCTCTGGTGTCACATGCCCCACTCGAGGGGCAAGGGGCTAGAGCACTTATCCACCAAGCCCTACCCATTGGTTGAGCACTTTCCCCAGagacttccttcccttctctgtcctgtgAGAACCGAGCCCTCCGCAGAGAGTTCCAGGTGCTTGCGGCAAGCCACCTTTCTGCAGTGTTAGCATGGGAAGTGCTGAGATGATAGAAGTGAAAATCCTGAAATCACCTGCTATGATCTCCACCTCATGCAGAGAATAGTAGAACTCAGAGCTAAGATTTACTCttcatgaagggaaaaaatgagacaaGATTTCTTATATTTGTATGCCTGGAAAATTAGGATTTATTTGACATATTGAAACATCTCCATACAGAATCTGGCAGTAATAGATATATCAGTTAGGATGACATGCTAACACATTAGagaaaatacaacttttttttactgatttaggATGGAGATAGTAACAAGAtgagggaggagtggggaggccGGTGGTGGGAGGGGTATATTCCAAATCTAACCAGGTGAAAATCATTGGGAACTAAGGTTTTACAGTTGGTTTCACATGATTCAGCTCCCAGTTGGACTATATGAAGCAGATTGGCTGATGAACGGAGGCAGGTGAGGGCACTGAGCAGCAGCAAGAGCCATTAGAGCAGGTAGGGTGGCACCAGGAAGTCTAGCAACAGCTGGGGCGGCAGCAGCTGGACACACAGCAGGTGGGGCGGCAGCAAGTGGTCCTGCAGCAGGTGGTCTGGCAGCAGGAGGGGcggcagcaaggctggcagcagctggagccacagAAGCTGGAACCACAGCAGGAGGGGCGACAGCAACTAGAAAGGCAGCAGCAGGGAcggcagcaaggctggcagcagctggacacACAGCAGGTGGGACGGTAGCAGGTAGTCTGGCAGCAGGAGGGGcggcagcaaggctggcagcagctggaacCACAGCAGCTGAGGCCACAGCAGGTGGGGcggcagcaaggctggcagcagctggagccacagcagctgGGGCGGCAGCAGGTGGTCCTGCAGCAGGTGGTCTGGCAGCAGCTGGGGcggcagcaaggctggcagcagctggagccacagcagctgGGGCGGCAGCAGCTAGAGATGCAGCAACTGGGCCTgcagcagctggagccacagcagctgGGGCGGCAGCAGGTGGTCCTGCAGCAGGTGGTCTGGCAGCAGCTGGGGcggcagcaaggctggcagcagcCAGAGCCACAGCACGAGGGGCGACAGCAGCTGGACACACAGCAGGTGGNNNNNNNNNNNNNNNNNNNNNNNNNNNNNNNNNNNNNNNNNNNNNNNNNNNNNNNNNNNNNNNNNNNNNNNNNNNNNNNNNNNNNNNNNNNNNNNNNNNNTTTTATGGGTCATTTTTGAGCAATGAGGAAGGGAGCAGCTGCATATGAGCATGTGATGTTCTGGCCTCTGCCACTGGAGTGGGTTTTCTTCGCTGTCTCTAACTTTGGATCATGTTCTCTACCCCAAAAGCACAACAAACAATTACTGCTATGGTTCCCATCACTGCCATCATGGTAGTTCATTGAGCCTTATCGTTGCCatcatatatttttgtattacatTTCTCTGGAAGATCTTTAGATTCTGTAagatatagcattttaaaaattgttatctctttattcattaagaatatttttcaatGGAGGaacaagaagttaaaaaatgaaaatgtgcctCCCCTCAGAATTTATCACCATAAATGGGAAATCTATAGCACATGTTTGTTTGCATCCATTTGAAATGTCAATGTACTTTAGTCTATTTAGTTTACATATTATTCTTTATACTCATTCTAATTTAGCATTCTTCCAGCTTGAGCATGCAGCATGTCATCTGAAGGGCTTCTTAAATATGGTGGACATGTCCCAGAGGTTCTAAATACATCAGGCATGGGGGTGttgctgcatttctaacaagtatCCAGATGCTGTTGCTGCTGAAAGCCCCAGGATGACCCTTAAGAGTCCTACTCCTTCATCCTGCTCCTTCAAGCCCTAAGTTGGTGCCACTTTCTAGTTCCTGCTTGTTTTTGAAGCCAATTTGTCAAGTGGATAATCCAAGATACACACATTGCCAGTTATTGACGTTCTGTATGTGGTTTAGGATCTCCTCCCTGGAAGTCTACAGTCTACTGAGAAGCCCAACCATGCACTCACTACAGATAACTGCAGAGTAGTATTGAAACAAACATCAAAGGAGTTCTCAGTAGtgcaatttaataaaaaaattgtgtttaaggaaaatcagtaaggaagatgATTTGATAAAAACATAGATttactcataaataaataatttagtcaCTATTTCTTGTTTACAATTTCCTTGCAGTTTTATTATCTATGTAGGGATTCCTATACAATATAGTCTCATTTCAcatgtttctgaatttttcatGAATGAAATCTTACTCCTCTGAGTGTAATTTTTTCACTCAATATTATGGAAGCATTTTTGAAGGTAGCCTCCAAAAGAGTCCAGTGTTTTCCACCTCTTGGTGTTCATGGTCTCCTGTAATTCCCACCATTCAAGTAAACTATCTATCAACAGGGTATGGCAACGTCAAGAGATTGAGTTACAAAAGATTTGTGactttcatcttaaaaaatatttttttaatgtttaaatatttttgagagatagagagacaaagcgtgaacaggggaagggcagagagagaaggagacacagactctgaaacaggctccagggtctgagctgtcagcacagagcccaacgtggggctcaaactcacaaacagcaagatcgtgacctgagccaaagtcgaccgctctaccaactgagccacccaggtacccttgtgACTTTCATCTTAATGccaacattttctctctctcactcactggCTTTGATGAAGACAGGTCCTATGAGAGAGATCCTTGcatcaaagaactaaatgtggTCTCCATTCAACAACCAGCAAGGAAGTAAGGGCCTCCCTTGTGTGGCCCTCAGCAACTGAATCCTGCCAGTGACCATGTATGTGAACTTGGAAATGGATTCTTCCCCAGTGAAGACCTCAGAAGAGACCCCAGTGCCAGCCAGCACCTTGAGTGCAGCATTGTGAAACCCTATGAAACAGAGAGTGGGTGGGCCATACCTGGATTTTAGatccacagaggcagagaaaattaATGAGTGTCATTCTAAGCAGCTAAATTTTTGAGGCAATGTTATATAGTAATAGATaacataataatagaaaaaatatatatataataaaagatagTACAGATTTATCTAGGACTATGACATGCACAGGTGAGAAGAGAGGAACTGAAAGttgcagagaaatagaaatgctaAAACATATTTAGGCATAAGGTCACAAGACCCAAGCAGCCATTCCCTACAAGGGTCTGGGGCACTCTCTTTACCATGCTATTAAGGCATCACCAGGTACCAGTGTCAGCAGTATCTTTGGGAAAGGAGTGTCTATTCTCTAAAGTGAGAGGTTGTGGTAGGGAACACTATGACCAAACTATGTTCCCTAGGAATAATGGGGATGGTCATACCTCTGAATGACAGAGTCCATCTAGCAGTATTTAATTATAAGAAGTAATGTAGGTATAATTATGTGATAGCCAACAAGTTTGGAATGACAAAAGGGGGAAGAATGATATGTGACCCTCAGGGATCTATCAATATGGATAATAGAGCATGGTGTCCCTCATAATAGTATATAGGCAACCAACTCAGATATACCtttatataagtgtgtgtgtgtacttgtgtgtgtgtgttgtgagcctgagtgtgtgtgtgtgtgtgtgtgtgtgtgtgtgtgtgtgaatgtcattaaaagaacataagaggggcgcctgggtggctcagttggttaagcgtccgacttcggctcaggtcatgatctcacagttcatgggttcgagccctgcatcaggctctgtgctgactgctagctcagagcctggagcctgtcttcagatcatgtgactccttctctctctgacccaccctgctcatgctctctctctctctctcaaaaataaataaaaacatttaaaatttttaaaaaaatgaaaattaaaaaaaataaaagaacataagaataaaagaataaaggctGAGGCCAATGATCCAGTGGAAGTCATGATGTCTGACATAGTTTAAAGAGTCAAGCTATTCACAGACCTAGAAACCATTAACCTAAAAATGGACAGACCAGTCCTCTAGGATAAAGGGCTGCACAAGTATGTGTCatagaatttctttcttcattactCAAGGGATTTATGTCTATTGTTTCAGCAGACATCTGGAATACTCATGTGTTTGCAGGCTGTTAGACATAGGATCTCAGTTGAACTCACTACTGGGTACCCATGATCCTTTATGCCCCTATTTAAATACCTTGATCTAGATGTAAGAGTTAAAGAAGTTTCCCAATACCTTAATCACAGTGATTCAATAGGGGGAATTTGTCCCTCTTCTACATCAATTGTAGGCTGTGTACATCTAGAGATCTTGGATCTAAGACAGGAAAGCTCATTTGAAGGGACATGGTAAATTTCTTCTCGGAAGTAACTCTAACTGCCACCTTATTCCCTTCAGGTTCTAGTTCCAGTATGTTTGCAGACGAAGGAAGGAGCTATGAGGGCCCAAGGAATATGTTTAGTGTTGAGGTGATCTGCAGGGGCATCCATGGCATTCTTATTCTCAGTATTAACTACATATAGACAAGTTGTAGCCTGAAAGGACATAGGAACCATGGGCTCTGGACTCTCAGGAATTGAGTGAGACCTTGGTCACTGCACCAGGCAAGTCAGCTAAAGGAAGAGAGGAACTGCCCACTAACCCTCATCCTTTAGGTTTTTATGGAAATTATGACAAACCACAAGGAGCAAGATTAATGAGAGAAATCCACAGACATGAGCAGGGCCAGGAGTAGACACATGATATCCCATTCAGATGCGCTTTGCATAAATACCCTCATCCACAGTGTAGTGTGAGTATGGATTACAAATGGCTCACACTGATCATGCGCTGTCTGCAGGTAAGTGTCTCAGTCTCGGGGGAGAGAGGCATCTAGAGTTCTATCCTTTACATCCTTTCCACCTGCCAAAGGATGTTGAAGGTGGTGAGAAGTGACATAGGAGTACAAAGGCCCAACTCCTTTGTGAAGAAGAGAAGCAAGTCCATGTCACAGTACACAGCCTTCATCTGTGGGTCAGAATATCAGGGTGGAGCTGAACTGAAACCACACTTGTCTTAGCTTCTTTAACTATCCTATGCTGACTCTCTTTCACACTGGACCTCCCAACAGCACGTTCCTGTACAATAGTTAGGCAGGATGACCAATTTTATGCTCTGGTGTTTTGAATGCAATAGGAATCACAGTTTGGTGCAGTCCCCCTCAAACATAGCCTCCATGAGAGAGACATTTCCTAATGTGGTGAGCTGTTTTGCTCAGGGGGTGTGTCACAGGAcatatgatcttttaaaattggaCAGAAGTAGTCTAAAACTAAGCGTGAACAAACTGTAAGAAGAAACCGCATCCTATGATAAGATTTAGTATTTCAGTGCCGAACAAGCTCGAGAACTGACCGTGTCTCCTTGTGACCATTCATCTCCTATGGAAATGTTTGAGGCCCTGCTACTCAGACTTAGAACACTGGTGTTAGGTTGACTTCAGGATCAGACACCAAACAGAGGTTTGAGACCAAGTCCTGTGTCTGGGAGGTGATCCCAAGCAGTGCTCCAGCAAACTGATCCCGGGAAGGGATGGAAGCCAGTGCAGATTGATTTCCAGAGCAGGTGACTCCTGTGGGCAGCCGGGGTTGTTCAGTGCTACTGAGCCCTCTGGTCTCACACGCCCCACTCGAGGGACAGGGGCTAGAGCACTTATCCATCAAGTCCTGCCCATTGGTTGAGCACTTTCCCCAGAGACTTCCTTCCCCACTCTNNNNNNNNNNNNNNNNNNNNNNNNNNNNNNNNNNNNNNNNNNNNNNNNNNNNNNNNNNNNNNNNNNNNNNNNNNNNNNNNNNNNNNNNNNNNNNNNNNNNCCATTCATGAGGAAAAAATGAGACAAGATTTCTTATATTTGTATGCCTggaaaattaagatttatttgACATATTGAAACATCTCATACAGAAAATCTGGCAGTACAGGAATATCAGTTAGGATGACATgctaacacagagaaaataaaacctttgtaCTGATTTAGGATGGAGATAATAACAAGGAGATGAGGGAGGAGTGGGAAGATtggtggtgtgggggagggggtataTTCTGAGTCCAACCATTGAAAATCATTGGGAACTGAGGTTGTATAGTTGGTGCCACATGACTCAGCTACCGGTTGGACTATATGAAGCAGGTTGGCAGATGAAAGGAGGCAGGTGAGGGCACTCAGCAGCAGCAAGAGCCACTAGAGTAGGTGGGGAGGCAGCAGGATATCTAGCAACAGCTGGGCTGGCAACAGCTGGACACACAGCAGGTGGGGCGGCAGCGAGTGGTCCTACAGCAGGTGGTCTGGCAGCAGGAGGGGcggcagcaaggctggcagcagctggagccacagcagctgGGGCGGCAGCAGCTAGAGATGCAGCAGCTGGGCCTgcagcagctggagccacagcaggtGGGGCGGCAGCAGGTGGTCCTGCAGCAGGTGGTCTGGCAGCAGCTGGGGCGGCAGCAGGTCTCCTGGCCACAGCCCTGGTCAGAGCAGACGGAGCCACAACAGGAGTTGACCATGGTGTCAGAAGGTGGAGGTTCTGGGTGAGTTTCCAGGAGAGTGAGGGGCTTGAGTTTGGAAGTCTCCTTGTGCCATGGCCTCTTTTATACTGCCGGGACAGGGTGATTTGTCCACAcatcttccttgtttttatttacctaatatttaagtaattatcAGATTTCACATTAATGTTTGTCTACATAATGTTTTAAACTGATGGGAAACAAATCCTCTTTCTAGATGTGATAAACTCTGGTCTGCTTTTCCTCCTGACATACACCGCTGGCATCCTCTGGACCAGtgtctcttcatcttcctccACATTGGTCTGTCATGTGATCGGTGACACTTGCAATTAGATTTCTTCCTGTCCCCTCGTACTTCCCCTAGCAGGATGGGTTTAAGGCCATCCTTTTCTTGGTTGTGCCTTTCTTCCAATCATCAGCGGGAAGGGAAGCCCATCTGCATAGTGTGGAGGTGGCATGGGACAAGAGA
The genomic region above belongs to Suricata suricatta isolate VVHF042 chromosome 17, meerkat_22Aug2017_6uvM2_HiC, whole genome shotgun sequence and contains:
- the LOC115281879 gene encoding LOW QUALITY PROTEIN: keratin-associated protein 5-5-like (The sequence of the model RefSeq protein was modified relative to this genomic sequence to represent the inferred CDS: substituted 2 bases at 2 genomic stop codons) translates to MVNSCCGSVCSDQGCGQETCCRPSCCGSSCCGSSYCQPCCRPTCCQTTCCRTTCCRPSCCGSSCCRPSCCISSCCRPSCCGSSSCGSSCCQPCCRPSCCQTTCCRTTCCRPTCCVSSCCRPCCRPSCCGSSCCQPCCRPTGCQTTCCRTTCCRPTCCVSSCCRPSCCXTPTCCRPSCCQTTCCRTTCCRPTCCGSSCCRPSCCISSCCRPSCCGSSCCQPCCRPSCCQTTCCRTTRCRPTCCVSSCCQPSCCXISCCLPTYSSGSCCXXTCCVSSCCRPSCCGSGCCQPCCRPSCCQTTCCRTTCCRPSCCGSSCCRPSCCISSCCRPSCCGSSCCQPCCRPSCCQTTCCRTTCCRPSCCGSSCCQPCCRPTCCGLSCCGSSCCQPCCRPSCCQTTCYRPTCCVSSCCQPCCRPCCCLSSCCRPSCCGSSFCGSSCCQPCCRPSCCQTTCCRTTCCRPTCCVSSCCRPSCC